Genomic window (Pseudomonas sp. MM211):
ACTCCTCGCGCAATGACCCGAACACCAAGGCCGAGCGCGCTCGCACCAGCGAGGTCGGTTTCGAGTATCGGCTGGCCAGCTGGGAGCTGTCTGGCAAACTCTACGAGACGCGCATCAAGGACGCCGTCGCCGACCCCATCGGCGCGCCCAACGTCTACGGCAACATCGGTGACCTGAAGAGCGAAGGCGTGCTGCTGCAGACCGCCTACCACTGGCAGCGCGTGAGTGCCGGCCTGAGCTATCACCACAACAATGCCCGGCTCGATGGGCGCCGCCTGAACGTCTACGAACACAACGGCCAGGGCACCAGCCTTGGCGACACCTGGACGACCTTCGCCGATTACCGCGCCAACGAGAACCTCACGGTTGGCTGGCAGGGCCGTTTCGTGGAGAGCATCGACTCGTTGCACACCGGGGAGGGCACGGTGAGCAAACCGGGGTATGGCGTGCATGACCTGTACGCGGAGTGGTTGCCGTTGGCGGCCGACCGCCTGACCTTGACCCTGACCCTGAAGAACCTGTTCGACAAGCAGTACCTGGATCACGCCAGCAACGAAGACTTCACCCACATACCCGACTTCGAGGGCGTTCGTGGTTCCTACGAGCCCGGTCGCGAAGTGCGTCTCGGTGTGGCGCTGCGTATCTGATGGGTTGGTCGATCCGTGCGCCCGGTGTGATGCCGGGCGTTTTGCTCATCTTGCTGGCACTGCAGTCCACCTTGGCTAACGCCGGGCAGGTGCTCACCGATATCGCCGGGCGTCAGGTCGAGGTGCCCGCGCAGGTGCAGCGCATCGTTCTCGGCGAGGGGCGCCTGTTGCCGGTGCTGGGGATTCTCGAGGGCCAGCAGGTGCTCGACCGTCTGGTGGGTATGCCGGCTGACCTGGCGTTGATCGATCCCGGCACCGACCGGCAGTACCGCGAAGCCTTTCCGGCGTTGCAGCAGGTGCCGCGCATTGGCCAGGGCTCGGCCGATACCTTCAGCCTGGAACAGGTGCTGAGCCTGGCGCCGGATCTGGCGATCTTCAGCCTGTCCGGTCATGGCCCCGGCAGCCACCAGCAGCGTCTTACCGAGCAGTTGCAGCGTGCTGGCGTCGCGGTGTTGTTCGTCGATTTCCGCGAGCAGCCGCTGATCAATACCCCGCTGAGCATCCGCCTGCTGGGCAGGGCCCTGGGGCGCGAAGCGCGTGCAGAGGCATTCGTCGCTGCGCACGCCAGGGCACTTGCTGCGGTAAGCGATGCATTGCCAGGCCCGCCCGGCCC
Coding sequences:
- a CDS encoding ABC transporter substrate-binding protein, yielding MGWSIRAPGVMPGVLLILLALQSTLANAGQVLTDIAGRQVEVPAQVQRIVLGEGRLLPVLGILEGQQVLDRLVGMPADLALIDPGTDRQYREAFPALQQVPRIGQGSADTFSLEQVLSLAPDLAIFSLSGHGPGSHQQRLTEQLQRAGVAVLFVDFREQPLINTPLSIRLLGRALGREARAEAFVAAHARALAAVSDALPGPPGPQVFLHSRAGLGDGCCESMARGMLAGLLEAAGGRSLATDYLPGHAGVLSLELLLSQPVDHYVASAVGSANSLAEGAPYIALGPGVQAEPARESLQRLVSKGGIRHLAAIRNGQTHAIWHGFYNSPFNVVAVQVFARWLYPDVFADLDPQATLAQLYAEFQPVPLQGTYWISL